From Bacteroidota bacterium, the proteins below share one genomic window:
- a CDS encoding electron transfer flavoprotein subunit beta/FixA family protein, with product MKIAVCVNHVPDTEAKIRISSDGKTIDKTGINFILNPYDEIAVEQGLQLKEKFGGEVVVVSLGGDSNKETLRKALAMGADKAVLLKDDSIRDSFAVAAALADALKEINPDVILLGKQSIDYDNSQMVGLIGELLNLPSVSVVVKLEIQDNKIICEREIEGGHEKVESQLPIVLSVQKGLCEPRYPSLKGIMSAKSKPIEEKQISAVNSKVETISLRMPALKAAGKIVGTDSTAVKELVRLLHEEAKVI from the coding sequence ATGAAAATAGCTGTTTGTGTTAATCACGTTCCTGATACTGAAGCAAAAATTAGAATAAGTTCCGACGGCAAAACAATCGATAAGACGGGTATAAATTTTATTTTAAATCCGTACGACGAAATTGCTGTTGAACAGGGCTTACAATTAAAAGAAAAATTTGGCGGTGAAGTAGTTGTAGTTTCACTCGGCGGCGACTCGAACAAAGAGACATTGCGAAAAGCCCTTGCGATGGGTGCCGATAAAGCTGTCTTGCTGAAAGACGATTCGATACGAGATTCGTTTGCTGTTGCTGCCGCCCTCGCCGATGCATTAAAGGAAATCAATCCCGATGTGATATTGTTAGGTAAGCAGTCGATCGATTATGATAACTCGCAAATGGTTGGGCTGATTGGTGAGCTCCTTAATTTACCTTCAGTGTCGGTTGTTGTGAAATTGGAAATCCAAGACAATAAAATTATCTGTGAACGGGAAATCGAGGGTGGACACGAAAAAGTTGAAAGCCAACTGCCAATTGTGTTAAGTGTTCAGAAGGGATTGTGCGAACCTCGCTATCCTTCGCTCAAAGGAATAATGTCAGCAAAATCGAAACCGATTGAAGAAAAACAAATATCTGCTGTTAATTCTAAAGTAGAAACAATTTCGTTGCGTATGCCAGCATTAAAAGCGGCAGGTAAAATTGTCGGAACTGATTCTACAGCAGTAAAAGAATTAGTTCGTTTGTTACACGAAGAAGCAAAAGTAATTTGA
- a CDS encoding electron transfer flavoprotein subunit alpha/FixB family protein produces the protein MKIFAIAEQREGKFKNTAFEITKAAKEIADKLNCEMVSLVIGSGVDSIAPELGGFGATRVIVVDDPQLNYYSTTAYTKIISEIAKKESANILLLPASQIGKDLAPRLAVKLDAGLVSDCTALKIDDGNIIATRPIFAGKIISDVKIVADVQIFTLRPNVFTAGSSNGAPATVEKAVVELTQADFAAKAVETKVAVGRPDVTEASIIVSGGRGMKGPENFKLIEDLADVLGAGVGTSRAAVDAGWRPHDEQVGQTGKTVAPNLYFACGISGAIQHLAGMSSSKCIVAINKDKDAPIFQIADYGIVGDVIEVLPVLTHEIKTLLGK, from the coding sequence ATGAAAATATTTGCAATAGCAGAACAACGCGAAGGTAAATTCAAGAATACAGCATTTGAAATAACAAAAGCTGCAAAAGAAATAGCCGACAAACTTAATTGCGAGATGGTCTCGCTTGTAATAGGCAGTGGTGTAGACTCAATTGCACCAGAATTAGGCGGCTTCGGTGCAACCCGTGTAATTGTTGTGGATGACCCCCAACTTAATTACTATTCAACAACTGCTTATACTAAAATTATTTCAGAGATAGCCAAGAAAGAGTCGGCGAATATACTTTTATTACCGGCATCGCAAATAGGAAAAGATTTAGCTCCTCGTTTGGCAGTAAAACTTGATGCAGGATTGGTTTCTGACTGTACAGCATTAAAAATTGATGACGGAAACATTATTGCAACCCGTCCGATTTTTGCCGGTAAAATAATCAGCGATGTAAAAATCGTTGCCGATGTCCAAATATTCACACTCCGTCCAAATGTGTTTACGGCAGGTTCAAGCAACGGCGCTCCCGCCACAGTTGAAAAAGCAGTTGTCGAGTTGACGCAAGCTGACTTCGCTGCCAAAGCAGTCGAAACCAAAGTTGCAGTTGGCAGGCCCGATGTTACCGAAGCGAGCATTATAGTATCTGGAGGCAGAGGTATGAAAGGACCTGAAAACTTTAAATTGATAGAAGATTTAGCTGATGTGCTCGGAGCTGGTGTAGGAACTTCGCGTGCGGCTGTAGATGCCGGCTGGCGACCTCACGATGAACAAGTGGGGCAGACGGGTAAAACTGTTGCTCCTAATCTTTATTTTGCATGCGGAATTTCGGGAGCCATTCAACATTTGGCTGGTATGTCGTCATCGAAATGTATCGTGGCTATAAATAAAGATAAAGACGCTCCGATATTTCAAATTGCTGATTACGGAATTGTTGGCGATGTGATTGAAGTTTTACCAGTACTGACTCATGAAATTAAGACGCTTTTAGGAAAATAA
- a CDS encoding DUF151 domain-containing protein: MELEKVQVDIVGLTTSPASGGAYALLLKEVDGNRQLPIIIGAFEAQSIALEMEGIKPPRPLTHDLIKNIIDTMGFEVLDVTISDLREGTFYANIALDKEMIDSRPSDAIALAVRCGIPIYVNEKVMREASFYSETEDAEKRQASPVKIPTDKLGRLDMLRSQLKDAVEQEDYETAAQLRDAIRKLELSE; encoded by the coding sequence ATGGAATTAGAAAAGGTACAAGTAGATATCGTAGGACTTACAACGAGTCCGGCGAGCGGCGGTGCATACGCCTTACTGTTAAAAGAAGTAGATGGAAACCGTCAGCTACCAATAATTATTGGTGCATTCGAAGCTCAATCGATTGCTTTAGAAATGGAAGGAATTAAACCGCCACGTCCTCTAACACACGACTTAATTAAAAATATAATTGATACGATGGGATTCGAAGTACTTGATGTTACTATCAGCGACCTTCGAGAGGGAACATTTTATGCGAACATTGCTTTAGATAAGGAAATGATAGATTCACGTCCGAGCGATGCCATAGCTTTAGCCGTGCGGTGCGGAATTCCAATTTATGTAAATGAAAAGGTAATGCGTGAAGCTTCGTTCTATTCCGAAACCGAAGATGCAGAAAAACGGCAAGCTTCTCCGGTTAAAATTCCCACCGACAAACTCGGTAGATTAGATATGTTGCGGAGTCAATTGAAGGATGCTGTTGAGCAGGAAGATTATGAAACAGCCGCCCAACTGAGAGACGCGATTCGTAAACTTGAATTATCTGAATAA
- a CDS encoding tetratricopeptide repeat protein, producing MNKIVLFLVIIFLSFTTLTLTQDVSNETKASQLILEGDNFAEVTFENQKALSKYSEASALSNKNYEIYWKISRCYVDIGEHYPANTDAEKAKQEQTYKTAYAYADSAVKINPTGSMGYARRAIANGRIALFKGIWENIGLVKQTKADLDKAIELDNKNATAYYVLGRTNTKVSEKSKIIRWPLGLGWANLDDAVKNYEKAISLRPDFIMYRLDAARAYVELKQYAKAKEHLNIIPTLKTQDEDDDKFRKETKELLDTIVNK from the coding sequence ATGAATAAGATTGTTCTTTTTTTAGTGATAATATTTTTATCATTCACAACTTTAACCTTGACGCAAGATGTTTCTAACGAAACTAAAGCGTCTCAATTAATTCTCGAGGGAGATAATTTTGCTGAAGTTACATTCGAAAATCAAAAAGCTCTTTCAAAATATTCAGAAGCTTCGGCATTATCAAATAAGAATTATGAAATTTACTGGAAGATTAGCCGATGTTATGTTGATATCGGTGAACACTATCCGGCAAATACCGATGCTGAAAAAGCAAAACAGGAACAGACTTACAAAACTGCCTACGCTTATGCCGACAGTGCTGTAAAAATAAATCCTACCGGTTCAATGGGATATGCGCGGCGTGCTATCGCAAACGGACGCATTGCATTGTTTAAGGGAATCTGGGAGAACATCGGACTTGTAAAACAGACCAAAGCTGATTTAGATAAAGCGATAGAATTAGATAACAAAAATGCCACTGCTTATTATGTTCTAGGACGCACAAACACGAAGGTAAGCGAGAAGAGTAAAATAATTCGTTGGCCCCTCGGCTTGGGATGGGCAAACTTAGATGATGCTGTGAAAAATTATGAAAAGGCAATTTCGTTGCGTCCCGATTTTATTATGTACCGGTTAGATGCCGCCCGTGCTTACGTTGAGTTAAAACAGTATGCAAAAGCTAAAGAGCATTTGAACATTATACCAACTTTAAAAACTCAAGATGAAGACGACGATAAGTTTCGTAAAGAAACGAAGGAATTGTTGGATACAATTGTAAATAAATAG
- a CDS encoding pyridoxine 5'-phosphate synthase, which yields MRLAINIDHIATLRNARGGKEPDPVQAALFAEKAGAECIVCHLREDRRHIKDDDVYRLRKSITTKLDLEMAATQEIVKIAKRVKPDLCTLVPERRRELTTEGGLDVVKYKTSLKRSIQQLHDSGIKVSLFIDPVGEQLEASKAIGADMIEIHTGEYAEAKTKRQIEMHLNKIKTTALYAKQLGLGVNAGHGLDYENIKPITKIKEIDEVSIGYAIIVRSMFVGLDNAVREMKKLMTTK from the coding sequence ATGAGATTAGCTATAAACATCGATCATATTGCAACATTAAGAAATGCACGAGGAGGGAAAGAACCTGACCCCGTCCAAGCGGCTTTGTTTGCCGAAAAGGCAGGAGCTGAATGTATTGTCTGCCACCTACGTGAAGATCGCAGACATATCAAGGATGATGATGTTTATAGATTACGAAAATCGATAACTACAAAATTAGATTTAGAAATGGCTGCCACACAGGAAATCGTAAAAATTGCAAAACGAGTTAAACCGGATTTATGCACGTTGGTTCCCGAACGGCGTAGAGAGTTGACAACTGAAGGCGGGCTTGATGTTGTTAAATACAAAACTTCCCTCAAGAGATCAATTCAACAGCTACACGACAGCGGAATAAAAGTTAGCTTATTTATTGATCCGGTAGGTGAACAATTGGAAGCTTCGAAAGCAATCGGTGCAGATATGATTGAGATTCACACAGGTGAATACGCTGAAGCCAAAACGAAAAGACAAATTGAAATGCATTTAAATAAAATAAAAACCACCGCATTGTATGCAAAACAATTAGGTTTAGGAGTTAATGCTGGACACGGATTGGATTACGAAAACATCAAACCGATTACAAAAATAAAAGAGATTGATGAAGTTAGTATAGGTTATGCAATTATTGTCCGGTCGATGTTTGTGGGTTTGGATAATGCGGTTCGCGAAATGAAGAAGTTAATGACTACAAAATAA
- a CDS encoding BMC domain-containing protein — MEMLDFALGLIETRGLIGSIEAADAATKAADVKLVGSEKIRGGFVTIKVIGDVAAVRAAVDAGAAAAARVGELISTHVIPRPIGELKNLIFTKLEMPPIPPFIPKVIAEKTKPIREKKTKLREAKAPAKEIKEEAVTFEEKILPESSTEQEYLQQLESLSVHQLRKYARGFEGLAIFGRQISMANKEKLITELMNAKFPK, encoded by the coding sequence ATGGAAATGTTAGATTTTGCACTCGGTTTAATTGAGACTCGAGGTTTGATTGGATCGATTGAAGCCGCCGATGCTGCTACTAAAGCAGCCGATGTGAAGCTTGTTGGTAGCGAAAAAATTCGGGGTGGTTTTGTAACGATTAAGGTAATCGGTGATGTCGCTGCAGTCCGGGCGGCGGTTGACGCCGGTGCAGCAGCAGCAGCGCGAGTCGGAGAACTCATTTCGACTCACGTTATTCCACGTCCGATCGGTGAACTCAAAAATTTGATATTTACAAAGTTAGAGATGCCGCCAATACCACCGTTCATACCAAAAGTAATTGCTGAAAAAACCAAGCCAATCCGTGAAAAGAAAACGAAACTACGAGAGGCGAAAGCTCCGGCTAAAGAAATTAAAGAAGAAGCCGTAACATTTGAAGAAAAAATTTTACCGGAATCCTCAACTGAACAGGAATATCTGCAACAGCTTGAATCGTTGAGCGTACATCAGCTCCGGAAATACGCGAGAGGTTTCGAGGGTTTAGCAATATTCGGCAGGCAAATTTCGATGGCTAATAAAGAAAAGCTGATTACTGAACTAATGAATGCTAAATTTCCCAAGTAA
- the eutM gene encoding ethanolamine utilization microcompartment protein EutM, protein MSLDALGMVETKGLVGSIEAADAMVKAAKVTLIGKEVIGGGYVTVMVRGDVGAVKAATDAGAAAAQRVGELVSVHVIPRPHIDVELILPKRPEGK, encoded by the coding sequence ATTTCTTTAGACGCATTAGGAATGGTAGAAACAAAAGGATTGGTTGGCTCAATTGAAGCAGCCGATGCTATGGTAAAAGCCGCAAAAGTAACTTTGATTGGTAAAGAAGTTATCGGAGGCGGATATGTTACCGTAATGGTTCGTGGCGATGTCGGAGCAGTAAAAGCTGCAACCGATGCAGGTGCTGCAGCGGCTCAAAGAGTTGGCGAATTGGTATCGGTACACGTAATCCCACGTCCGCACATTGATGTTGAATTAATTCTTCCCAAACGTCCCGAAGGAAAATAA